The following coding sequences are from one Sebaldella sp. S0638 window:
- a CDS encoding BlaR1 family beta-lactam sensor/signal transducer produces MVRTNFICFLMNSFTISFFIFIILGIKKVFGKHITSKWQNNTGFLFLIILAVPFVPSRIFDYRTLDNFTFNRINTKQVAEAGIAENAGNGALVHAADWIQDFGVSANHIMPGYLILVLIGLWIAGIFILTFFITAGGFRLGRIRKSVVLLEDNEIKGLFDECCNMLKIKKKPAAGISDFISVPVTTGVFRPYILLPSATLKQFSTKEIKYIFLHELNHYKSKDVLINWIMTGFQVVYWFNPLVWMIFKQMRTDREIACDASVLKLLDEEFFSDYGYTIINFITKLSDTSHIFMTASLGGTKKELRSRIKKIAVYTRETTRMKIKSFLIFTGLSFFLLSQISVVTQMAYTEKYNFQGKNVVYEDLGTYFKGYDGSFVLYNMKTDQYVIYNKDKSITSS; encoded by the coding sequence ATGGTCAGAACGAATTTTATCTGTTTTTTGATGAATTCTTTTACAATATCTTTTTTTATTTTTATTATTCTGGGAATAAAAAAAGTTTTTGGAAAACATATTACTTCAAAATGGCAGAACAATACAGGTTTTTTGTTTCTAATAATCCTTGCAGTACCTTTCGTACCAAGCAGAATTTTTGATTACAGAACTTTGGATAATTTTACATTTAACAGGATAAATACAAAACAGGTTGCAGAAGCGGGAATAGCAGAAAATGCCGGAAACGGAGCCTTAGTTCATGCAGCAGACTGGATTCAGGATTTCGGAGTGTCTGCTAATCATATTATGCCCGGTTATCTGATTTTAGTTTTAATAGGACTATGGATCGCAGGCATTTTCATTTTGACTTTTTTTATAACAGCTGGCGGTTTCAGACTCGGTAGAATCAGAAAATCAGTTGTATTGCTGGAAGACAATGAAATAAAAGGGTTATTTGATGAATGCTGCAATATGCTGAAAATAAAGAAGAAACCCGCGGCAGGGATTTCTGATTTTATCAGTGTGCCGGTAACAACGGGAGTTTTCAGACCGTACATTTTACTGCCGAGTGCAACATTAAAACAATTCAGCACGAAAGAAATAAAATATATATTTTTACATGAATTAAATCATTATAAAAGTAAAGATGTACTGATTAACTGGATAATGACGGGTTTTCAGGTCGTTTACTGGTTTAATCCGCTGGTATGGATGATTTTTAAGCAAATGCGTACAGACAGGGAGATAGCATGTGATGCTTCAGTACTAAAACTGCTTGATGAAGAGTTTTTTTCTGATTACGGGTATACAATCATTAATTTTATAACAAAGTTATCTGATACTTCTCATATATTTATGACAGCAAGTCTGGGCGGGACTAAGAAGGAACTTCGCAGCCGTATAAAAAAAATAGCAGTTTATACAAGAGAAACAACACGCATGAAAATAAAAAGTTTTTTGATTTTCACAGGATTGAGCTTTTTTTTACTAAGTCAGATATCTGTGGTGACGCAGATGGCATATACTGAAAAGTATAATTTTCAGGGGAAAAATGTAGTTTATGAAGATCTTGGCACTTATTTTAAAGGGTATGACGGAAGTTTTGTATTGTATAATATGAAAACTGATCAGTATGTTATTTATAATAAAGATAAGAGTATCACCAGCTCCTGA
- a CDS encoding BlaI/MecI/CopY family transcriptional regulator: MKNSFPISEAEYQVMKLIWAKAPVSTKEVTEILIKESRWKPKTIQTLLSRLVKKGVIGYEKEGRVFVYTPLIKEEDYVEQESSSFLNKFYDGALNSMVVNFLEQDKLTENDIDELKKILDEGIAKKGK; encoded by the coding sequence ATGAAAAATTCATTCCCCATTTCAGAAGCAGAGTATCAGGTCATGAAGCTAATTTGGGCAAAGGCTCCTGTGAGTACAAAAGAAGTTACCGAGATACTCATAAAAGAAAGCCGTTGGAAACCAAAGACGATACAGACACTGCTTTCAAGGCTGGTGAAAAAAGGCGTTATTGGTTATGAAAAAGAGGGGAGAGTATTTGTGTATACTCCGCTTATAAAAGAAGAAGATTATGTGGAGCAGGAAAGCAGCAGTTTTTTGAATAAATTTTATGATGGTGCCCTGAATTCTATGGTAGTTAATTTTTTGGAACAGGATAAGCTTACAGAGAATGATATAGATGAACTAAAAAAGATTCTGGATGAAGGGATAGCCAAGAAAGGGAAATAG